The genomic window tctttttatagcacaaatatttgtaataataaataaagtgAACATTGTACACTTTGTTGTAAATGAAATGAATACTGAAATTTAGAAGACATCCAAAATAgttaaatggtattctgttgtttaaaagTGTGACTTAATAGTGGttcattttttaattgcttgacagcgcTAGTTCTAACTCATGCAGGTTTATAGGTTTATATAGTATATAGCTTGTAACAGCTGTCAGACCTGCAGCACAACACTCTGTAGTGTATGAAGCTCACAGCTGTTAAATGCTTCTGGAAAAATCTGGAGTGTGAAAgaagccttaattctggcatctcTTCATTTGAATGCTTGACCTTTTATCCTTAATGTTCTcttcatgtaatttttttttttgcattatagAATAGTGAAGGGATCATACTGAGTATTTAACTATTTAGACTTTTCAGTAGCATTTATAAAGCAGGTTGCAAACACTCCTCCACTTCTATGAAAAGTGAGGCAGacaagtgacttacccaaggccccacagAACAGAGTCAGAGCTACAATTAGAACTTGAGAGTTCTTGGCTTCTTGCCCTATGCTTAGTCCACTAAACTAGGCTGTCTCTTCAGGATTAAGGAATCTGACATTGAATTAAACTGGAATCTAAAATCCATAACCGATCCTCTAATACAGTGGCTCTGACTTTTACTGGTGACCgacccctttcacagagcaagtCTCTGTGTgtgacccccttataaattaaaaacacttttgtatatatttaacaccattataaatgccggGGTGGgggttgacagcttgtgacctcctgaggggtctcgacccccagtttgagaacccctgcgctAATATCGATGCAATCTAACTAACTCTATTTtgaactccccccaccccgcaaaGTCTCATTCAAAGACAGTCTGGCTGATTTGCTTCAAGCTTTAAAAACTTAAGAAGATTTCAGACCATAATCAGTTTATTTGTAAAGGATGCCTAATACAGCTTTAACCATGGCTCCGTTATACTTACTGCAGAAACAAGAATGATCCCTTGAAAAATCTGTTCTGCTAGTTTTTGACCCTTGTAGTCCTgtagagggaaaaaaatagttaaagGTTATAATTACCCAACCATCTACAGCAACAAGTAAACAATTCTTGCAGCCTCTTTCACGATCAAGTAGCACAAAGACAGAGCTTGTGCATATGCCCTGACTTTGTAGTGAGTGATGTGGAATACAAAACAAATGCTTAAGACTAGAATGTTTTCTTATGTATTCTTTAAAGAAATCTTGGTTTTATGCTGTAAAAATCTTTATGCCCAGCCTAGTGTCTCCTACAGCTCCAATGATAACACAAAAGAAGCAGGAAACTGCTTTCTGGGCTATCATTAGGAGTTTGGGCTTCTGTGCAGATGTCCCTAAGTCACATCACAGTTAATAAGAAGGAGGTTGCATTTAAAATTTCAGAAAATAAGTTTATTGTATTTTTATAACCCTTTGCAAAGAATCACCTCGTGTTGATTCAGTAGTTCACATTTTATAAAACTGGGAAACAGGTTGTCTTGCTGAAGGTCTCATGCAATCTATGGCAGAGCCAGTACTAGAATGCCCAGCTCTCGGCTTAGAGCGCGAAGGACCATGCTTCCGCATTCTGAATTAAATTTAACTTGCATACGAAGCGTATGTTATAAGCAGCAGATAGGTGCACACATATATTGGTGAAGAAGTGAACATAGCAAGACTGGTGCGTGTAATTTAATTGGTATGTTGGTATATTTTCCTCCTTGTGCGTTGTAACTCAGCTTCACCAGAAGAAAACCAGTAATTGCACACACTCAAATATGTCAACAATGTCAAACAGTGATTGATATGTGAAATTGAGCAGATGTGCATTTGGAATCCACCAccatatcctgtcttctgcaTTCCAGATACTGTCATCCTGGAGATAATAGTATTCTGTCTACATTAATATCCAGAATACTTGGTGAAGGTACAAAAtgttgctgtaaaaaaaaaaatcaatatttcaaGCTATGTTTCTAACTCTTGGGTGGGAAGGAAAGACGGGGAGCATCACGAAAAAGACTATTAGAAAGTCAAAGGCCACCgatttcaaaagaacacaattgtcAACTGATGAAACATGCTTGCTTTAATTCTTGCATCGCAGCTAGGTATACCATAGCCACAAACATCTTCGACAGAAGTAGTCTGTTTGCATTGGTGTAGACTGATATTGCAGCAGTTGTCACTATAGAACTTTTAAATAGTTTAATGAAGTACTATATCTCACCCCTTTCCAGATATTTAGAATAGCTACTTTTTGTGGAGGAATGTTGTCAGCATTGCACTTGATGTCATTCACTTTAAGCTAAGATGATGAATACTATAAAAAGTGAGCAGTTACGATTTTAAATCAGGAAATCCCCAGTAACTCAGCCACAAAAGTGTGAGCAGCATTCCTACTGTACACGGAAGCACTGACAACTTAATTACCATGTCGTAGCGAAGAATAGCTGATCTGTACTGTTGTTTACAGCACAGACCCCTTGCACAGTAACAGGCCAATAGAACAGTGTGGCGCTGGGTATGGAAACCGAGCTAGGCAGCACCAACGCCAGGAGACGGAGACTGATGCGTCCAGCGCAAGGCAGCCGCCGGAACACTGGGCCGGTTGGTTTTATTACCCAGCCCGCGCTGCTCCCTGTGGCGTTGGGGACCCCCTTACCATCTGGGTGGGGATGGAGCCGAACAGGTCCAACATGGTGCTAGCGACGGAAGTCGCCTCGCCGGCTGCCTCCCCGCTCTCGCTGCTCCCCTCGGAATTGCTCGCCCCGCCCTGAGAGGCGCAAGCCTCGGAGACGCGCTCAGCCTCCGAAGGGGAAACGTCAGGAGCGTCCTGAGAGccaaagccggccctggcccgtGAGGTGGAGGCCTCAGCGGCACCAGCCTTGGAGGAGGGAGGCGAGGTCTCGCGGGCGGCAACCTCCCTGCCGGACCGGCTAGCCCGCGTCCGCACTCCACCAGCGGCGGCGGAGGAGCGAGTCCGACTCCGGAAGGCAGGCGCTGAGCTGG from Gopherus flavomarginatus isolate rGopFla2 chromosome 6, rGopFla2.mat.asm, whole genome shotgun sequence includes these protein-coding regions:
- the SPCS1 gene encoding signal peptidase complex subunit 1: MGRSKAAPLPASSAPAFRSRTRSSAAAGGVRTRASRSGREVAARETSPPSSKAGAAEASTSRARAGFGSQDAPDVSPSEAERVSEACASQGGASNSEGSSESGEAAGEATSVASTMLDLFGSIPTQMDYKGQKLAEQIFQGIILVSAVIGFIYGYIAEQFGWTVYIVVAGFALSCLLTLPPWPMYRRNPLKWLPVQESGTEDKKPAERKLKRHTKS